Proteins from a single region of Catenulispora acidiphila DSM 44928:
- a CDS encoding YlbE family protein, whose protein sequence is MSLLEGSGAGVSMARLEPTHVVAAGLAGFADDLVEQGVAVTRVDWRPPPPGTEGDLADVAVDARRGEANALAVRRMLAAGCELVDVRPASEVLGVEPGQFLHAGPPIGWERASGPLRGALIGAALFEGLVETADDAVDWFSGGSGSGASSTSRTAPELAPCHHRGGVGPMAGVVSPSMWLLEVRDPVGGGTSWCSLNEGLGKVLRYGAFGPEVVERLRWMAGVLGPMLQRGVRRRGAVDVKAIVAQMLHMGDEGHNRNRAGTLMLLREVLPSLIEGGEDGRELADVVRFVSGNDHFFLNLVMPACKLAGLAASGVAGSTVVTVMARNGTDFGIQTSGTGDRWFTGPANTPEGLFLAGYGPEDANPDIGDSAITETAGVGGFAMAAAPAIARLVGGTAASAVATTRLMYEITLAENPAFTVPALDFRGTPTGIDVGRVVRTGVLPQINTGMAGRVAGTGQVGAGLVTPPMECFTQALAALAELARADETRADLAPENHPTQRPTNPEQ, encoded by the coding sequence ATGTCATTGCTCGAAGGTTCCGGGGCTGGTGTCTCGATGGCGCGGCTTGAGCCCACGCATGTCGTCGCGGCTGGTTTGGCGGGGTTCGCGGACGACCTTGTGGAGCAGGGCGTGGCGGTGACCAGGGTCGACTGGCGTCCGCCGCCGCCTGGGACCGAGGGTGACCTGGCTGACGTGGCGGTCGATGCGCGGCGGGGTGAGGCGAACGCGCTGGCGGTGCGGCGGATGCTGGCGGCGGGGTGCGAGCTGGTGGATGTGCGGCCGGCGTCGGAGGTGCTCGGGGTGGAGCCGGGGCAGTTCCTGCATGCCGGGCCGCCGATCGGGTGGGAGCGGGCGTCAGGGCCGTTGCGCGGTGCGTTGATCGGGGCGGCGCTGTTCGAGGGGCTCGTGGAGACGGCGGACGACGCCGTGGACTGGTTCAGTGGCGGCAGCGGCAGCGGCGCGAGTAGTACGAGCAGAACCGCCCCCGAGCTCGCCCCCTGCCACCACCGCGGCGGTGTCGGACCGATGGCGGGGGTCGTGTCGCCCAGCATGTGGTTGCTGGAGGTCCGGGATCCGGTCGGGGGTGGGACGTCGTGGTGCAGCCTGAACGAGGGACTTGGCAAGGTGCTGCGATACGGCGCGTTCGGGCCCGAGGTGGTCGAGCGGCTGCGGTGGATGGCGGGGGTGCTCGGACCGATGCTGCAGCGGGGGGTGCGGCGGCGGGGGGCGGTGGATGTGAAGGCGATCGTCGCGCAGATGCTGCATATGGGTGATGAGGGGCACAACCGGAATCGGGCCGGGACGCTCATGCTGCTGCGCGAGGTGCTGCCGTCGCTGATCGAGGGCGGGGAGGACGGCCGGGAGCTGGCCGACGTGGTGCGGTTCGTCTCCGGGAACGACCACTTCTTCCTCAACCTGGTGATGCCCGCGTGCAAGCTCGCGGGGTTGGCGGCGTCGGGGGTCGCGGGGAGCACGGTCGTCACCGTGATGGCGCGTAACGGGACCGATTTCGGGATTCAGACCTCGGGGACCGGGGATCGGTGGTTCACCGGACCGGCGAACACGCCCGAGGGGCTTTTCCTCGCCGGGTACGGGCCGGAGGACGCCAATCCGGATATCGGCGATTCGGCGATCACCGAGACGGCGGGAGTCGGCGGGTTCGCGATGGCGGCCGCGCCGGCGATCGCCCGGCTCGTGGGCGGGACCGCGGCCAGTGCCGTGGCGACCACGCGGCTGATGTACGAGATCACGCTCGCCGAGAACCCCGCGTTCACGGTGCCGGCGCTGGATTTCCGCGGCACGCCGACCGGGATCGACGTCGGGCGGGTCGTGCGCACCGGGGTGCTGCCGCAGATCAACACCGGGATGGCCGGGCGGGTGGCGGGGACCGGGCAGGTCGGTGCGGGATTGGTGACGCCGCCGATGGAGTGCTTCACGCAGGCGCTCGCGGCACTCGCGGAACTGGCACGAGCGGATGAGACGCGTGCAGATCTAGCGCCCGAAAACCACCCCACACAGCGACCGACCAACCCCGAACAGTAA